Part of the Urocitellus parryii isolate mUroPar1 chromosome 2, mUroPar1.hap1, whole genome shotgun sequence genome, CCAGCCAAGTCTCCCCCAGTTCCCCCAACCACCCCTGAGACCCCACCAGCTGCTGagtggtgagggtgagggtgatggTGATTCACCGTCACTATGGTGTTGAGCTGGGAGCTGGAAACGGCTAGGGcccattccttctctttttccagCAAGGTCCGGTAGTTGCTGTGGTTCTCCTTGGGTGTTTCAGCAAACTGCTCACTTCCTAGGAGAACCTCACCCATTCCTGGAGGTTGTGTTCCCCCAGGACCTCCACGTTCTGCACCCCCTGTCTCCTGGACAGCTGAAAcagccacttcctcctcctcGCGAGGCTTGTAGATGGGGTTGTTGCACATCTGGGTCACTGGGTGGGGGATGTACTCATACACATGGCCCACAGGAGGAGCCTTCTCTGGGGAGGAAAGGGTAGGCCGGCCTCCACTCCcacttccaccaccaccacctccaccatcctCAAACAGCCGGTGGCATTGCATCTGGATGCCAGTAAGGTCCACACCTTCTTGTCGCTTGCTCCTAAAGGGCAGCTTCTTGCGACGCCTTCGAAGCACATAGGCAAAGAGGCCTGCAGCAACAAAGACtgctgaaaaaaacaaaactagcagGCTGAGAATCAACACAGAAAGTGGCACAGGACCCCCAGGGGGAGAGAACTCATAAGGTGATTCGCTTGTTGGTCCCCCAACAAAATGAGAATctccaggctgggctggggatgctcCATCTGGTGCAATATGCAGCATCTCTGGGCACAGGACTTCCAGCTCAATAGTACGCACATCACGGTGTGTGAGGTTTTCGGGGCTTCTACAAAGCACATCACCTACCACACTGACTGAGCTGATGGTTTCAATCCACTGTTTAAAGGGGACCAGATCACAAGTGCAGTCCCAAGGATTCTCATTGAGGTCTATCTGGACAATAGCATTCAAGTGTTCTAGGACACCAGCCACAGGAAGATAGAGGAAGTAGTTCTTCCTCAAGTTGAGCCGAGCCAGGGATGTGCCTGCAAAGGCATCTGTTGGCAAGGTCCTCAGCAAGTTATTGTTGAGGAACAGCAGCTTCAAGTTGGGCATGAGGCTAAAGGCTGCAGGCTGGATTTCCCGGATCACATTGAACTCGAAGTACAAGTAGTGCAAACTCTGTAGCCCGCGGAACATGCCCGGTGTCAGCTTCTCGATATCGTTGCCATTGAGAAAGAGGCTCTTTAGGTTGGGCAGGTTGATGAAGGCCCCATCCTGGACATAAGAAATACGATTGTTCCCCAGATGCAAGagatccaaagaagaaaaattccagaaatcagAACGGTATATTTTCTGAATCAGATTGCTACTCAGGTACAGTTTCTTGGCATTCAGTGGCCTTGGAAGAAGTTCAGAAATGTTATTAAATCCTCTCTCTTTGCAGTTGACAGTCAAGCCAAGGTCATTGATATGCAAATTACAGGTACACCCAGTAGGGCATATAATGGGAATTGGTGGTCTGGTCTGATAAGGAGCAATAGGAGGTTGGTTTGGACCAGGGTATAAAGCCTGGGATGTAGAGGGTGGTCTTGGTGTCCGGGGCTGCTTGGTGGGCTTAGGCTGTTTGTTTGAAGACTTGTATTCAACAGAAGAAGCAGTAAAATGGACAGAGGACAACATTGAGGAAGGTTTAGTTGGCCATGCATTCTCCTTGCTTGATGACAAGTGGGGAATCCCCAAACTAGCCTCCACCTCAGAGTCAGACAACAAAGGACAGAGTTCTGTCTTCCTGATTTCTCGAAGGTCCTTTCCATGGAAATGGAATGGTGTCTCACAGGTGATGTCTCCCACCAGGGCAGTGTAAGGAATGCGTTCCAGCCAACTCTTCAGTTGTACAATCTCACATGTACAGTTCCATGGATTTTCTTCTAGCTGGAGCTCCATCAGGCTCCTGCCAATGTGATCTAGCATTCCTCGGTAAAAAAGAACTTTTAACCTGTTTCCACGCAGGTCCAGGTGGGTTAAAGAGACAGCCTTAAATAAATTGGTTGGAAGCATGGGGATGAGATTATCATTTAAAATCAGAACCCTTAATTTGCTTAGGTTCCGAAAGGCCCCACTCTCAATGCGCTTAATAACATTGTAATCTGCCTGCAGATACTCCAAACTTTCCAGGCCAAGGAAGGTGTCGTTTCTGAAGACATCTAGTTTGTTCTCGTGTAGATACAGCCTCTTTAAAATCTTAAGACCATTGAAAGCTCCCATTTGAATGTCCTGCAAAGCATTGTTCCCAAGGTTAATGGACACAGCATTATTCAGATGAAGAAAACTGTTGGTGTATAATTTCCTCATCGAATTCCTCTGCAGATATAGTTTAAAAGGTCTTGACCAGTACTCAGTAATCTGACTAATATTTGTAAATCCTTTACTGTCACAATGTATATGAAAAAGGCTTTCTTTAACTTCACAGTAGCATGGATCAAAACAGGGCTCATCAATTTCCTCTGAGTCCTCTATCAGGGGAATCGGGGTAGTCCATCCTAGAGCAATTGTGCTTAGAAGAATTATCCACAGCATCCTCCCTCTGTGAAGCATCTCAGCTATGGAACGTTTCATCATTCGTAGTTGATTACAAAACTGCAACAGAAATAAAGATGCAGATTTTTAGCTTTTAGTCATATGCACTATTTTAATTGACTCCTACATGTGGGGCTATTTAAAAGCGATATAAAAACTTTAGCAGTTATTGAACTGACAATCAAAATGAGCCAGAAACATGCTTAACGTTTAGAATGTGCCCTATATTTTAAGCTTGGGAAACTTTGATATATTGAAACACGCAGTGACATTTTCCTGAACTAAGCCATACTTGGTAAATGGCATGTCACATGAACAAAAGCAGCTTGCATTGCCTCTCATGGAACACAACAGAACTGGAATACCGTGCGGCCTTTTAGACATGGGCAGATTCAGCAATAATTCCAATAATTTACCCATTAAACTTGTTTTCCTGCTAAAACTCACTGACATCAAAAATATCCATTATAAATTAGATTACAACTCTGATggaaaaatatgttctttaattatatgtttttattacaaaaaacATGACTTAACCCAAAGTTATTAAAGAGAATAATAAAGCATGAGCCGGTTGTCCAGTATCAGATGTTGAGATGTATAAGATGATTGGTATCGCaggaaaatttaagattttttttaagaaactatcAAAACATGTTTAACTACAGTATGTGGTCAGTGACATATACTTCCCACGCCCCCTTTTGCCCAAGCATAAATTGTTGGCATCTCCTCCCATTGAATATGCAACTTCTATAGACTTTATCCTTTGTCTGTTTAAAGTGTTGAGCAGTGATTAGCCCTTCTAAAGAACATACCCATGCAATTGTCAGAGCTAAAGATAGTGACATCTAAAGGTTGCTAAGCCTGGGAGTGTCTGAATTAAAACATTTGCAGAGCTTAGTTTGGAATGTGTGTATGTGCCTTCAAGATCAACTGAGGAAC contains:
- the Slitrk3 gene encoding SLIT and NTRK-like protein 3, whose amino-acid sequence is MMKRSIAEMLHRGRMLWIILLSTIALGWTTPIPLIEDSEEIDEPCFDPCYCEVKESLFHIHCDSKGFTNISQITEYWSRPFKLYLQRNSMRKLYTNSFLHLNNAVSINLGNNALQDIQMGAFNGLKILKRLYLHENKLDVFRNDTFLGLESLEYLQADYNVIKRIESGAFRNLSKLRVLILNDNLIPMLPTNLFKAVSLTHLDLRGNRLKVLFYRGMLDHIGRSLMELQLEENPWNCTCEIVQLKSWLERIPYTALVGDITCETPFHFHGKDLREIRKTELCPLLSDSEVEASLGIPHLSSSKENAWPTKPSSMLSSVHFTASSVEYKSSNKQPKPTKQPRTPRPPSTSQALYPGPNQPPIAPYQTRPPIPIICPTGCTCNLHINDLGLTVNCKERGFNNISELLPRPLNAKKLYLSSNLIQKIYRSDFWNFSSLDLLHLGNNRISYVQDGAFINLPNLKSLFLNGNDIEKLTPGMFRGLQSLHYLYFEFNVIREIQPAAFSLMPNLKLLFLNNNLLRTLPTDAFAGTSLARLNLRKNYFLYLPVAGVLEHLNAIVQIDLNENPWDCTCDLVPFKQWIETISSVSVVGDVLCRSPENLTHRDVRTIELEVLCPEMLHIAPDGASPAQPGDSHFVGGPTSESPYEFSPPGGPVPLSVLILSLLVLFFSAVFVAAGLFAYVLRRRRKKLPFRSKRQEGVDLTGIQMQCHRLFEDGGGGGGGSGSGGRPTLSSPEKAPPVGHVYEYIPHPVTQMCNNPIYKPREEEEVAVSAVQETGGAERGGPGGTQPPGMGEVLLGSEQFAETPKENHSNYRTLLEKEKEWALAVSSSQLNTIVTVNHHHPHPHHSAAGGVSGVVGGTGGDLAGFRHHEKNGGVVLFPPGGGCGGGSMLLDRERPQPAPCTVGFVDCLYGTVPKLKELHVHPPGMQYPDLQQDARLKETLLFSAGKGFTDHQTQKSDYLELRAKLQTKPDYLEVLEKTTYRF